The following nucleotide sequence is from Trifolium pratense cultivar HEN17-A07 linkage group LG2, ARS_RC_1.1, whole genome shotgun sequence.
GTTGTTAATACATTTTGACTTTTATGGTAGATTTTGGGACatgtttgtttcagctttaaaaaattaaattttttctttgtatttttttgtaaaactgtttttcaaaatattacaagattttttatattcgttttttcgaaattgaaatactaattttgacatcatgtaacataaacatacattattgaagatcaaaacatagtcaaaatcgtaattttttcaaaaatgatttttttaaatagcttcaaaattaagtgattttttgaaattttgatatccaaatttttttcaataaaataatgaaatagctaaaataatattttaagaataactattcaaaccaaattttcatttaaaacttttataaaaaattctttgtaaattttttttgcacaaaattatgtaacactataaaatttatttttaaaaaaaatccaaaacaaGCATGCCCTTGATGTGATGTTATTTATGATTTTAGAAGTTATGAGGTGTAGACTAGGGTAACAAGTAgaagaccaatttttttaaaaaagaaacaaacgcAGTATAGCATTGGCCAAGCGGACGCTAAGGGATTCAGTTGACATTTCAAAAGTTGACTTTAGCGCCGGTCGCACCGACACATCGTTAATTTTACCGTTAGTAAATTTTCTTAGAGTCGGACTTAGATTTGGCTCGGCCGCCTCTAAAATAGAGTCTAATGGCTTATAGCCGACGCTACTGTTTAGCCTCAAGCAATTTAGACTTAGCCCAACACCGATGCTAATCCAACGCTAAATGACTGTTAGCGTCGGTTTTTGACCCTTTAGTGTGGGTTTTCGGCCGACTCTAAATACTGTTTTTCTAGTAGTGTGCGTGTGAGCAGCAGCAGGCTGCATATCAGACTCAATATCGGAGAAGGCACAAGCAGGTCAAGACTTGGCATATAAAATCATGGACCTGTTGAATAGGGACTTGAACCATATACTCTTTACAACTGATGGATCTGCACCTCAAGACGGACAATAATCATGGAGCATTTCCGTTGTTGCTTTCATATCCCTactatctattttatttttcagtaCTTTCATTTGTGTactttttatctttcttttatgATGTAATGACTGTTATTTGATGACAGTCCCCTATTAGATTACAAGTTATAAGCAAAGTTTCAGCGAAGTAATAATTAGATTTATATGATATGAATTTCACGCCTTAATACAAAGACCACTAAATGTGATTGCTCATGAAAGCACAAAAGTTCAAAAGACAGAGAAACGAGTAAGGAAAATAATGCCCACGAGATAAACTTTCAAATACCGAAGCCAGTAAGGATTTGAGCCAAATATTTCCACGGTATTGCCCATTTTCTTTCTTGTATTATGAGAATATCCGTGTAGTTGTTCATAGACTTTCAAGCcacccttattattattattattattattattattatttattattattattattattattattattattattattattattatccttTGCTTTGCCACTTTGGAGTTAGGTAAAAGCTTTGTTCTCTCTTCTTGGCAACATTATAAGTTCGGGGTTGCTTAGGGAACTAGCAATATCTAAGTTTGGGGTGGtatacaagaagaaaaaaaattaggggaaaaaaaagaagcaaaagagaACATTTGTGATAGAAAAGAACCACACAAACACACATCCTCTCTCATCAAAGAAAATTCTTTGCTTATAATTCTTTCAAGCTTACGGCAAACTCACTCATGTAGCCTCGTTAAcggtgaaccagtataaaaaTTTCAGTGTGATCTTCACTTGCGGATGTTCACTcccttgtgtttgataattagtgTTGATCGAAAAAGTTTTACAGAAACCCAATTCAAAGAGAAGTTACATCAGACAATAAAGTTTTCACTTCTAGAGTAACAGAAAAAAGTAAATCAACGGCTTAACAACATTTGATTATTTATTCAGTCATCTATAAATTTATGACTGTATTTTAAGTTTCTTGTTATCTTTTTGGTAAAAAGTAAAATGAAGGATGAAATAGGTAGAGTTAGAAACTTCTAAAATTAAGTATACTTGCATGACACGCAAGCTCAACCTGAATGCAGATCAGAGTTAGAAGAGAATTTGAAAAGACTGAGGAAGGAGTATATTTCTAAAGCCATATTTTCACTCAATTACTAGCTTAAAACATCTAAAATTCAAGTACTCTATATGCATCAATATTtattactccctctagtcctatatataagagaaattttaccttttagattcattaagaatctaatgtatctgatcCATAATTCCATAATATggtctagatacattagatttttaatgaatctaaaaagtaaattttctcttatatataagaccaaTAACTAGTTTAAAccatatttgattaaaaaaaaaaaaactagtttaaGCCATATTGTTACTTGGGTAAAGGGCAAGTACTCTATAAATGAGCATCTCTACTGGTAACTAATTCTAAATAACGGCATAACATTCAAACATGCACATCATGCAGGTAGCACAAACTTCACCAGAATATGAATCAATATTCGTTAAATGCAAGAccaatatataaagtattatatGGAAAAAGGGGGCAACATCGTATCAATAAAACCAAAAGATATTTGAAGTCGGTTTCAAAACTAATTACAAAAGCTAACCTGAGGCATTCCTCTGTCCTTCAAACTCAACCTTCAGAGCATTCTGTTGGCCTTTGATTGCCCAATTGTCGGATTATGCATCCACATGAGATGCTTCTCCTCCATCTTCTTCCTTCTCATCATCACTATGAATCTCACCATTACACAATCTTTTGAACATGTCCATAGCAGAGTGATCAGTACCTGCACAGCAGAACAAGGCCGGTTGAGCTTGAGCATTTTTGAAGCCATGTATATACTGAGTAGCAGCTTCCAAGTCAGGTTTCTTCGTCAAAGAAAGTCCTACTTTTGGTCGATGCATACCACACTCAGCCTCAGTATTCTTGTACTCGTCTCTCTCCCAACCCAACTTCATACATTCTAATTCTAGCATGAAATCATTCCATATCTTGTCAAACCCAATTTCCTTAGAAGTTATAAGATTGTCCCAAAAATCATCAAACTCCTTCAAATTGGCGGACAGAATAGGATCATCTTCGTCTTCGTCTTCAGTCATGCAAGAATAATGGAATATGAGTTGTTTTGAAGAACAAGCAGGGATAGGTTCTTCAGCTTTCTTTTTCTCCTTAGCATGGGGAATGTCCTCATCAGTGGAAACCATTGGTACAATAGCCATATCACTATCACCTgctaacaaaaatacaatagcCGTATCACCTGCTACCAAATTTTTAGCCAGAACAAAAAATATCATCCTCCCGTAAATTTAAAAATCTTACAGTCAAAAGTGTCAGAATGATCAGCACAATTTGATTTGCTCGGTGGAACAGGATTTCCAATCAGCACACATTTGTCCATTATAACATGAAGCCCAGTGATGATAAGAACCCTGTTTAttgtataataaataaataaataaaagagacaATAAATTGGTAAGCCAATTTTCCACAGCGAGAGAGAAAACTCACTTGCGACATAAAAGTGAACTGAAGAAGAATCGAGTAAGCATAACAACAGAGCTTTTCTGCAACCTTCCAGATTGAACAAATTCTTCCAGATTATTGGCTAGAACTCCAACGATAGAATGGGAACCATCGGAGAACGTAAGACTGACGCAGTAGCATCCGTCGGTTACCGAGCACCGCACCCGCTTCACATCGATAACTTGAACCACCACCGGCTTAAAACTATTACAAGAGAAATTGTCACTACAAATTGTCATTATCGCCCCTTTAGTTAGATTCAAAGACGCAATCATCGTCCTTTTTCTTTGATTCACAGACGCCATTAATTATCGCTTGTTCCCTCTAAATTTCGGAACCCTAACCCACCTTTTTGTTGATATAGATGGTGGAAGTGGAAGtgtgtttatatatatactttttggtACATATATTCGGTAAGTTTGTtacccattttttttatctttttttaatagAGTTTGTTTTAGaagtttaaaaatttattttgttattatcaaaaaatattgagatggaaaaaaaataagtttttttttctataagcAAAACAAAATAAGTTATGTTCTGGCTGACTAAAAGCTTAATATATTAAATGTTTAATTGCAGTTTTGATCTTCTTATTTTACTATATTTGCGATTTTGTTTCTcctatattaaaattaaacatttttgcCTTCCTATTTTGATTGTTTTTGCATTTTTGGTCCTCCACCCCAATTTTTAACCGACTGTCATAAAAAATGCTTAAacatcagcaattttttttttataacaaataaaatttaagataattaattaattataatataaataaaataaaatttaggtaAATATAAAACCAGATTGGCGATAAATTGGAACCTAACTGAGAAATCGCATCGCAACTCTcaacttcttcatcttcatctaaGTAAGCTTAAATACAATTTCATGAAAGCTTAAAATGGATGTTATGGAATTGGGCCCTCGCTGAAAAACGAAATATATATTACTTGCAGAGAAAAGTACTAACCCAAAATTCCTTCTTACCTCTAGAACATAGTCACATCGGTCGTAATTCAATTCGGTAAGTTAGGGGTATATATAGTCGGTATGCTTTTTAGATTCTGGTACGTTCAAATATAATAATCGGTATGttgcaaataaaaaattatttagggtATGATTGGTTGTCAAGAGAAAGtgggaagagagaaaaaatgagaaattgagTGAATTTAATGTATTGATTGgtataagaaaaataagagagaatgaagtattgataaaaaatatccttgattaaaaacatatattaatttaattttttgtccgaatacaattaattaatttaaattactgaattgatttttattagttttaaaaattagatcaacttaattaataattatttaataatataagataattttttttgaagaacttaaattagtccacccaaatttgcaccagagagaatcgaatctcgggcctcaagaggagcacactcccagctCCCAAGTTAATACCAATACACCAATCCAAGTGGgttttaataatataagataataaatttaatggttaattaatttcttattttaattttaaagaatAATAGAATAGAATCACAAGTTTAATAAAATGGGACATTGTGAAGTGAAATAGAGGTCATTGTTGGAAAAGTGTTAAAAACAAAGATGGAAGATGGAGGTTAACTGTTAAATCATTTTTCTCCAGTTTCTATACTTGGCCACCCTTGATCAGCCTGTAACTTGACAAACTCGGCTAATATCTTGATCTCTTCATCTTCTAAACGAGCTCCAAATGTGCACTGGCCTCGCGGTGTGCACTCTTTACCAAACCCCTGCATGAAACTCTAGAATCTCAATATTTGTATGAAATATAAACCCCTAACCATAAACCATGAATGATGAAGGATAATCATTACGGCAGAGAGTTAATACTCAAGTCTATACATGATATGATATCTTACCGGCATTCTTCCTTTTCCATAGTATGTGACACGGTAGATTTCTTCTTCTGTATCAACTCCATTTCTATAGACCAACATTTGATTATTATTTCAaagatatgataaaattaatcaGAAGAAAGAAATAGTGATCCCTATTTGGATAAATAGTTTAATAAAATCAAACTATTTGTATATActgttataagctgttttcatataaACGCTTCACTTTAGGCCAGAGTAATTTTCGATTACACAAAGTCGAAAAGAAAAGAAGCTCTGAAAATTCCAGTTGCCCCTTTTGATAAATCCAGTGCTTTCTATATCCATCAGTTCACATTATCAAATCACAACACGAGGATCAGGTTTTTGTGAGTTACCTTTGTAAATCCTTTGTGTATAGAGTTGACCCCTGTAAGGAAAACAAATGGAAAAGGAATAAGGAAGAAATAAAAACCTAATTTGGGTTTGCTATAACATGATGAGATGTCATGCCAAAGGCGATGATGCTTACTGGTTGAATAATGTTTCCACCTGCATCGTGACATCCAATACATGTTTGGCGAAACAATGTGGCTCCTCTTTGGATATCTATTGTTTGGGCACTTGAAACTGTAGAACAAGAAGCTAACAAGCATTAACTTTATGCTTCAATAACATTTATAACAACTTCAAGCCAATTGGAATACAAAAACGACAACTTTAGCAAGCCTTGTTAGAAGCTATAGAAATTTTCATCTCAAGTCTCTACGTTATGTATGATTTATCACTTACTACTAACAATTAATCTGAATCCTTATCATAGAGATCTTGTTTATTATTCAGGTTCAATCCTTGCGTACATGTTCATTGACTATTTAGCAATCATGATATTTCCTTTTCCTCTTGAACTAGAATTTTCtgtctctctttttctttttttttataaataatggaaagaaaaataaaagctaACTAGCTAGGTGATGGAGAGAAAACCCTCTACAATAATCATCTAAAATGAGCTTCGGTTAAGGGGGAAGCTTCATCCAATCAATCACCCTGAAGTCACCATCGTGCCCAAGGTTTGCTAACTTATCAGCATGCAGACTGTCTCATGATAAATATGGTTATCACTAATCAGAGCAGCTCCAATTCCGATCAGCAGACGATGAGAATCGCGCAATTGTTGTGTATTTCGCTCTGGCTGATTTGGAAGCACAGTTACCAAAAGGTTTTTAACCAAACTGCTTTTGatactattattttttctcaGAAGGCTTCTTTGTTTGTTGAGGAATTTAACTCTGCAAATCCTCCCCGCAAGTCTTCCCATGTGTGTGCTGTTCCGAAGTGGAGTCCCCCTCCAATTGGTCTCTTCAAGATCAATGTTGATGCAGGTTGTTTTAAAGTTGGTAGGACAGGTTGGGGCCTGGTGGTGCATAACTCTGCAGGTCTGGTCCTGTTTGCagaaacaaaaattgatgaAGTTTTGGTGTCTCCTTTGCTAGCTGAATGTATGGGTTTGAGGTGGACAGGTGGTGCCTTGCTTGGGCTTTGGATAAACAACTCTTCAATAAAAGACTCTATGGAATATTTTCTGTTAGTCTTTCATTTTCTCAACTTCTTCATTTGTGGATCACATGCCACGTGTCCCTTAAATTCTTTAACTGCGGTTATTGACAGCTGTGTGTATTTTCCCTTGTGTTATTTGAGATCATAACATTACCACCTCCATTAAAAatcaaccttgtcctcaaggttgaagTTAAGACAATGTTGTTGGATGATAAAATCGAATTTTTAAGTGACATCCAATTCAAGTGGTCCTTGCACAGATAACATCCACCTGCATCCCATTGTTTGAATTGTAAAGGCCCTTTGGAGTCTTCACCTTTTGTCAATAGCTAAGTTAGGAAATACTTGCCAAATTCGGTCAATGTTTGTATTTTTAGGCCATTCCCATGACCCAAACGAGCAGTACTACTCAAGTTGCTATTGTTCCTCATACCTAAAATGTTCTTAGAAATAGAACTCAGAAATGAAATAAGTGGCCTGTGCAGGTTCACTAATAACAAAGTACTAGAATATTGAACTCCTATTGTTTGCAAAATATCATAAGCATTCTGCAAGGGACTAAACCATTGCACAGTAGCATAACCTTTGTTTAGAATAACACAAACAATAACAGTAACAACAATTGTTTGAACATTAAAGAGAATTTTAACAATTGTGGTGTCGAACAATATAGCCAAAACTTGTTCAATTGGTACTGGTATCAACCAAACAGTCACTGCCACATCTTTATGAAGACTTTGGACGACTGGATAATCCCTTCTTAATGCATTGATGGCCTTGTggtaaaatatttgaattacaCTAACACATTCTCCATGTAATCTATTGTCCCAATGACCAAAATATGACTCATTGTATGGTAGTCTGTTAATAAGCCTCCAGTATATGAGTTTTGAGCAAAAATGCCTGATATAATAAACATCATGAGTTGAAGGGGCATGCGCTAAGACATTAAAAGCATCCTTAATGGCAGCCAAGGTATTATTGGGCTGATCCTTGCCAAGTAACTCGTCATTAGAAACAAGCACTATTATTTGGACCTTAGTGTTGCCAATTGCAAGAAGCTTGACTGTTAAACACAAGATAGTGCTGCAACAATATTGGGTAGAGAATGACACTCGAAGGGCAATTGCGTTGTAATTTAATCGAAATAAAAAAGTTTCCAACTTGCTTCCACCCTTTTTGTTTACTGGGAGCTACACACATTTCCTTGAATGTGAGCTTGCCAACAAAGGCCTCTACAAGCCACAAATGAATGATCCTCATAATCCTTGATAAGGCCTCTACAAGTTGAAAGGCAAAATTGCCACCGTAATGTGAACCATCAATGTTAAGACTTAAGATTGAAAGAGTTTGGAGAAGGTGGATACCATTTCACATAAATTTCAACATGACTGACTATTCTTAATATAAACCGGGGAGGGGGCTTTTGCAACAGATGGTGATGAATCAAAGCAAGCTGATTGTTTAAAGATGCCAAAAAGTACTAAGGGTCAGAGATTGTTCCTACAAAACTAGGTGATTCGTATCGAGCAACTGCATATGAATCACGATACCAATACCATATTGGACCAATGCCACTGATCCGAACCAACTTTGGGAGTTTGTAAGTTGAATTGAGATCCATTGAAATAGACCAAGACTGAAAAATGAACTTTCATTGGTTGTCTTCTATACTTATAAATTTCTCCCACAAATCTATAGTCATGCATGTCTCAATCCCTCAAAACATGAATGATTGTTTCCGGCGCTTGTGAACATCTTGGACATACATTAGAATCAATAATGCCAAGATGCTTCTTTAAGTTTTCTGTGATtcatttctaaattaaattgaaaagaGGACCTCATACAGTGTTCAAAGGTCCCTCTCCCTCATGTCATACTTAAATTATAAATGTAAGATGGTTCTTTTCAGTATTCATATAAACCTTGCATTATTTTAGATAGATATGTTATTCTACTAGTATGTGTCTTTTTTGAATCGTATTCAAGATGTGTGAATGTATTAACTATTACTCCACTAATATACTCAAATCCAGCAGGGGCGAATCTTCATTAGAGCAGGAAGATGATGTCGGGCATCTCGATCACAAAAATAGATTTCCTTTGGTATCTAGAGTTTTGTTGTATATCATACCATACCCTACaaacaatattaatttaatttcatcTTTAAACTATAAATGAATTGGattgaaatttgaatgaattttcaAGAACATAGTATTCACATTTTCCACTAAACAACTACTACTTTATGGTTTGTACAACTAACTAAATAACagcttgtaaaaaaaaaaaaaaaaaaaaaaaaa
It contains:
- the LOC123907898 gene encoding uncharacterized protein LOC123907898, with the protein product MASVNQRKRTMIASLNLTKGAIMTICSDNFSCNSFKPVVVQVIDVKRVRCSVTDGCYCVSLTFSDGSHSIVGVLANNLEEFVQSGRLQKSSVVMLTRFFFSSLLCRKVLIITGLHVIMDKCVLIGNPVPPSKSNCADHSDTFDCDSDMAIVPMVSTDEDIPHAKEKKKAEEPIPACSSKQLIFHYSCMTEDEDEDDPILSANLKEFDDFWDNLITSKEIGFDKIWNDFMLELECMKLGWERDEYKNTEAECGMHRPKVGLSLTKKPDLEAATQYIHGFKNAQAQPALFCCAGTDHSAMDMFKRLCNGEIHSDDEKEEDGGEASHVDA
- the LOC123907899 gene encoding cytochrome c6, chloroplastic; this encodes MKLGCVISGYNNLVSIKDSVKREENHHHHHELKLIPIIKTKQVKLFFNTFAPPLAAAAFLLFSPISATPVSSAQTIDIQRGATLFRQTCIGCHDAGGNIIQPGSTLYTKDLQRNGVDTEEEIYRVTYYGKGRMPGFGKECTPRGQCTFGARLEDEEIKILAEFVKLQADQGWPSIETGEK